The following proteins are co-located in the Vigna unguiculata cultivar IT97K-499-35 chromosome 9, ASM411807v1, whole genome shotgun sequence genome:
- the LOC114164626 gene encoding TOM1-like protein 5: protein MAAELVNGATSEKLAETDWAKNIEICELVAHDRRQARDVVKAIKKRLGSKHPDTQLYAVMLLEMLMNNIGEHIHEQVIDTGIIPILVKIVKKKSDLPVRERIFLLLDATQTSLGGASGKFPQYYNAYYELVSAGVQFSQRDQVVQSNHPSSQPSRTNNVPNREQAAPRHEAVAPQAESQTVPESSIIQKASNALEVLKEVLDAVDAQNPQGARDEFTLDLVEQCSFQKQRVMHLVMASRDERIVSRAIELNEQLQKVLTRHDDLLAGRTTATATRFNHEEAEEEEEPEQLVRRLRKGKACARPEDEETETDNPPLGLLGERLNRPLIRPLSIEPQSRHAETRSPPVVILPSPEADTRSPPVVIPPPPPRPKQNGDVSNHVAIPPPPAKHVEREKFFQENKDGSNLSGHMRGLSLHSRNGSSSHSGSFDFSE from the exons ATGGCAGCTGAGCTAGTCAATGGTGCAACAAGCGAGAAACTAGCTGAAACTGATTGGgcaaaaaatattgaaatctgTGAGCTAGTTGCTCATGATAGAAG GCAAGCTAGAGATGTTGTCAAAGCTATAAAAAAGAGACTAGGAAGTAAACACCCTGATACTCAACTTTATGCTGTCATG TTGCTGGAAATGTTGATGAACAATATTGGAGAGCATATTCATGAGCAGGTGATTGATACTGGAATCATTCCCATTCTAGTAAAAATTGTGAAGAAAAAG TCTGATTTGCCTGTGAGGGAGAGGATCTTTCTCCTATTAGATGCCACACAAACATCCCTTGGTGGTGCGTCTGGAAAGTTTCCACAGTATTATAATGCATATTATGAGTTGGTG AGTGCCGGAGTGCAGTTTTCTCAAAGGGATCAAGTGGTCCAATCAAACCATCCTAGTTCACAACCTAGCAGGACTAATAATGTACCAAACAGGGAGCAGGCTGCACCTAGACATGAAGCAGTTGCTCCGCAAGCTGAGTCCCAGACTGTCCCTGAATCTAG CATTATTCAAAAGGCTAGCAATGCATTAGAAGTACTAAAAGAGGTCCTGGATGCTGTTGATGCTCAAAATCCTCAG GGAGCAAGGGATGAATTCACCCTTGACCTTGTAGAACAATGTTCTTTTCAAAAGCAAAGGGTTATGCATCTTGTGATGGCTTCTCG AGATGAAAGGATAGTTTCTCGGGCAATTGAATTGAATGAGCAACTTCAGAAAGTTCTCACAAGACATGATGACCTTCTTGCTGGCAGAACTACAGCAACAGCAACTCGGTTCAACCATGAGGAAgcagaggaagaagaggagCCTGAACAGTTAGTCCGAAG ATTACGTAAGGGAAAGGCTTGTGCAAGACCTGAAGATGAGGAGACAGAAACAGACAACCCTCCCTTGGGTTTACTTGGGGAGAGACTCAATCGTCCACTAATAAGACCACTCTCAATAGAGCCACAATCTCGACATGCTGAAACTCGATCTCCACCTGTTGTCATCCTGCCATCACCTGAAGCCGACACTCGATCTCCACCTGTCGTGatcccaccaccaccaccacggccgAAACAGAACGGTGATGTTTCTAATCATGTGGCAATTCCACCACCACCTGCAAAGCATGTCGAGAGGGAGAAGTTTTTTCAGGAAAACAAGGATGGTTCTAATTTGTCTGGCCACATGAGAGGCCTCTCCTTGCATAGTCGTAATGGCAGCAGCTCTCACAGTGGAAGCTTTGATTTTAGTGAATGA